Genomic window (Pradoshia sp. D12):
ACCTGGCTGTCAACACACCAAGAGCAAGTAACAACCAGGTTAATGGATGAATGCGTATTTTCGTAAGCACAGGCCATATTTTATTCAAACGAGATCACCTCATTAGGATCAATAAACTTTCCATTGGCTTTCAATGCAAAGTAAAACTCCCCCTTGTCCGGCTCATCCGACGGCGATACTATTCCTACCTTCGTTCCTTTCTTAATTTGTTCATACAAATTGACGTTTATCTCCTGCAGGTGAGCGTACCATGATTCACTCTTATCCGGATGCTGGACAATAACTGTTTTTCCGTGTGTCTCCTTCTCACCTGCGTAGATAACGACCCCCTCTTTAATCGTGTCAACCGATGTATTATTGGATGTTTTGATTAAGACCCCCTGTCCATCCTTCACAAAGCTTTTCATAATGGTGCCTGTTGCCGGCGTGGCAAAACGATTATCAGCAGCATTATTATTTTTAGATTCATTCACCGATTCCTCAGGCAAAAAAGCAAATGGCTTTCCGACTGTATCCTCAAACCAGCTAGATACTGACGCAAATTGAAATTCCTTCTGATAGACTTGGTCAAGGGTAGTTTTCGCTGTCTGGGTCCATGGAGCAGAAGTTCGATAAATAATGGCCATGCACAAAACCAAACAAACAGAAGCAAGGATACGAAATAAGATCCAATCTTTGTTTATAATAGGCGGCTTTTTATGCTCACTCACCCCTTCTTCATATACGAAAACATTTTCAGAACCCCATTCTTTCTCATCTTCCATTTCCGGCCATGTCGGTCTTTCATTCCTCTTACTGGCATTCATCATTCTTTCCCGATTTTTTCTTCTCTCGGCAATGCGCTTACGAACTTCTGAGCTACTTTGGCTGCCCATCCTTTCACCTCTCTTATACAGCTCTTTTCTAAAAGATATGTATAGTCGGTCCAAGCTATGCCATGCAGACATACAAAAAAGGACCTCTAATCAGTTTGATTAGAGGTCCTCACTTACTATTACTTAACACCAAATAATTTTTTTATCCGCTTAAACATTCCTGTTTTCTCATCTTCAAGTGGTTTTAGCGGAATGGATTCACCTAAAATACGTCTCGCAACGTCTCGATAGGCAACAGATGCTCGATTATTCGGGTCAAACACAATCGGCTCTCCCTGGTTTGAACCCTTAATTACGTCATCATCATCAACTACAATCCCAATCAAATCAATGGATAGATGAGTAGTAATTTCATCAATATCTAGCATATCGCCCATTTTTAGCATATGATTTCGAATACGGTTGATGACTAGTTTTGGAGATTCGACATTTGGTTCCTTCTCCAATAACCCGATAATCCGGTCCGCATCTCTGACTGCAGATGTTTCAGGTGTCGTTACAACAATTGCTTTATCAGCGCCAGCCACTGCATTTTTGTACCCTTGTTCGATACCGGCTGGACAATCAATAATGATATAATCAAAATCTTGTTTCAAAGTATCAATTAACTGCTTGACCTGTTTTGGATTTACGGAGGTTTTATCCGCTGTCTGTGCTGCAGGCATTAAATAAAGACGATCATCAAAACGCTTATCTTTCACAAGCGCCTGATGGATTTTGCATCTTCCTTCAATCACATCTACCAAATCGTAGATAATACGATTTTCAAGGCCCATTACTACATCCAGATTTCTCAAACCTATATCAGTATCGACCAAACAGACTCTTTTCCCCATTAACGCTAAGGCAGTTCCGACATTGGCAGTAGTAGTCGTTTTCCCTACTCCACCTTTACCGGATGTTATTACTATGGCCTCTCCCATGGCTATACGCCCTCCTCAAATAAGGATAAATTAGGTCTCACTTTACATAAAACTTGTAATCTATCAAAAATCATCTCACCAGATTGATCTAAATAAGCACATTCCATTTTGTGGTCATCCTGCTCATCATAATCAAAAGAGTTATATAAAACATCTCCAATAACGATTTGGGATGGCTTAAACACAGATGCAGACACGACACATTCTTTATTGCCGTGTATACCTGCCAGCGCCTTCCCCCGCAGTGTACCCATAATAAAGATATTACCGCCGGCTTTAACGGTCGCACCGGGATTTACATCTCCTATTAAGAGCATGTCACCCTTCACTTCCAAAACTTGACCCGAACGGACAATCCTCACGATTTTTGTCACAGCCACTTCTTCAGCCAATCTTTTGGCTTCTTCATGCAAAATAACATTAGATTCAACATTATTTACAACCATGTATCCCTTTTTTTCTACTAAATCGACCAAAGCTTTCGCTTGTTCGTCCGTTAAATAACGATTACCGGTATGTATGGTGACATGAATACTTGATGTTGTTTCAATCGTTGAATTATGAATAGACAATTTTTCATCCAAATCTCTTAAAGCTTCAGAAATAGATGAATGATCATCAATCACAATCGTTAAACCTTGTTTACTTCCTTTGATCATAACATGCTGAATATTCTTCTTTCCCATGACGTCGTGCTCACCTCAATGCAATTTAATTCGACATGAGCGCTGACAATTCCTTTTTTTATAGAATCAATACCGTTTAATTATCTTCTTCAACAGTCCATTTTTTAATCCACTTAGCAAATACATAAGCGAACAGGAGTAGGAAGATTAGATTCAGAATTAAGGTAGGCAGCAATCTCATACGTGCAAATTCAATGAACGTCAATGAAGTATAACCAATTAAGGTATTCACCTCATAGACGATAATTTCTAAAATAGATATAGCAAGCAAACATACAGTTGAGACTATCCCAAGATTAATTTGCAGTACTTTCATCAGTTGAGTTGAGAAGTACACCATTAACGGCAAAGTGAATAAATAAACACCCAATACTTCTGTATAGACGACATCATAGAAGATTCCCATAACAAAAGCATATATGATTGCCATGTTCCTTTTTCCGTACACCCCTAAAAACACTAGAAAGATAATAATAAACCTTGGCACCAAGATGTAGGGTGTTGTATATAATTTCGCCGAAAATATTTCAACAAAAATCCCTTCAGATATAAAAACAAGGACAGCTAAAAGGAAGATTTTAAACCTTATCACAGGTCATCCCCCTCAGTGCTATCTGTATCTATAGTAGTCATTGTACGTTTTACAATCATTACGTTATTCAAATCATAGAAATTAGCTGCCGGCTTAACCAAAGCTGTTTGGGTTAATCCGTATTGATCGATAACGACCTCCTTAACCGTACCTATGACTAAACCTTCTGGGAACACCCCTCCAAGCCCGGATGTTGTCACATTCTCACCTTTTTTAATTTTAGCATCATAATGGAGACCTGTTAATAGCAAGGCTTGCTTATCTTCATCATATCCTTGGATAAATCCATATGATTTTTCTTTACTTTGCACCATTGCTGAAATACGGTTTTGCGGATCAAGAGCCGTCATTAATTGTACTGTAGAGGTAAATTGAGAAACACTTTTGACCTTTCCAATCAATCCCTCAGCAGTAATTACAGCCATATTTTTCTCAATCCCATTTACACTGCCCTTCGAGACCGTCAATGTTTCATGCCATCTCTCCGGACCTCTGCCAATGACAGTTGCATGAGAAACTGTATGATCACTTAAATCTTCTTTTTTCTTAAGTATATTGCTTAATTCCTCATTTTCTTTTTTCAAATCATATATCTCTGTTTCCAACTTCACATATTCTTCCAGGCGTGATTTAAGATTCTTATTTTCTTCATATGTATTCCTTAAATCTGAAAGATTCTCAAAAAAGCCCGCTACAGCAGAAGCGGGCTTATGGAAAATTGTTTGAACAAAGCCGGCCGAGTCCTTCATAAACTGTTCAGGCCAGCTCAATTCATCCCTTTCCCGAAGTGAGAACCCAATCAAAGCCACCAGAAAGATGATGCTAATCAGCAAGATAATCAATTTTTTGTTTAAGAAAAATTGTGGCATATCCTTGCTCCTCTATCATTATTATCCTCTTTCAGGATTTTTGCGTTCTATTATATTATCTTGAATCTTTTACTTTTGATTTGAACAAATGAATATGATCAAGTGCCTTACCAGTACCAATTGCTACACAATCCAATGGATTTTCAGCAATTAGAACAGGCATTTTTGTTTCTTCACTGATCACTTTATCCAGGTTGCGTAATAATGCGCCACCACCTGTTAGAACGATTCCGCGATCCATGATATCAGCAGCAAGCTCAGGCGGAGTTTTTTCAAGCGTATTTTTAACCGCATCTACAATCGCATACACTGTGTCATGAAGAGCTTTTGCAATTTCATCAGCAGTGATTTCAATTGTTTTTGGTAAGCCTGTTAATAAGTCACGGCCGCGAATCTCCATGTTTTCAATATCTTCAGGTTCACCAGCTGAACCGATTTCAAGCTTAATAGCTTCAGAAGTTCGATCACCAATCATCAAATTGTAGTTTTTACGGATATAGTTAATAATCGCTTCATCCATTTCGTCTCCTGCGATACGAATAGATTGGCTAGTCACAATACCGCCCAAAGAAATAATCGCGACTTCAGTTGTACCGCCACCGATATCTACAACCATGCTGCCTGTTGGTTCCCAAACAGGTAAGTTTGCTCCAATAGCAGCTGCAAACGGTTCTTCAATTGTATAAGCATCACGTGCCCCGGCTTGTCTAGTTGCGTCAACAACAGCTCTCTCTTCAACGGCTGTAATTCCGGATGGAACACATACCATTACATATGGCTTACGTGCAAATAAACCTTGGTTTTTTAACGCTTGTTTCATATAATATTTCATCATGGTTGCAGTCGTATCATAATCAGCAATAACGCCATCTTTCATAGGGCGCAAAGCCACAACATTACCAGGTGTACGGCCGATCATATTTTTCGCATCATTACCGACAGCAACAATGGATTTTGTATCTGTTTGAAATGCAACAACGGAAGGCTCACGTACTACAATGCCTTTTCCTTTAACATAAACAAGTGTATTGGCGGTTCCTAAATCAATTCCTAAATCTCTATTTCCAAGCATCTTTTAATATCTCCCTTTCTGAAACATATTCCATATTAGGTACGAGTTTTTTTATTTTCTTTTTCATATCATAAAGTTAAGTTCTTCAGTAATGTAATGAAAAATAAATTCTTTAAAAAGCATACGTAATATTATAGCTCATCCTCATGTGAATTCCTAGTATTATAAATATCCTTTTTCTTTAAGACTTACATATTTTTTCTCTCCGATAACCAAATGGTCTAAAAGTTCTATTCCCATAATTTTCCCACATTCAGCTAGACGTTTGGTTACTTCTATATCTTCTCGACTTGGAGTGGGGTCTCCTGAAGGATGGTTATGCAAGCATATTATAGATGCTGCTGATCTGCGGAGAGCTTCTTTGAAGACTTCACGGGGATGGACAATTGAGGCGTTTAAACTGCCGATAAAGATTGTTTGTTTATGGAGTATTTGGTTTTTCGTATTTAAATATATACATACAAAATGTTCCTGTGATAAAAAACGCATATCATTCATACAATAATTGGCACAGTCCTCTGGCGAACGAATCACGTACCTCTCTTCATTCGTCAAATTGCTGATTCTTCTTCCTAATTCCATAGCTGCAGCAAGCTGCACAGCTTTTGCTTCCCCAATACCTTTAATACTAGTCATTTCTTCAATACTTGCCTCTTTCAAAAGACGCAGCCCGCCAAACTTAGCCAAAAGTTGGTTAGCCAGATTTATCACTGAATCTTCCTTTGTTCCAGTTCTTAAAAGAAGTGCCAGTAACTCTTGGTTTGACAGACTTTCCGGTCCAAATTGGATAAATCGTTCTCTTGGGCGATCATCCTTTGGATAGTCTCTTATCATGATTTGCGTTGTATCCATCCATATTCTCCATTCCATTGACGGAGTGAGGCTATTCTTAAGGATGTACTAATTTTTCAAGTTCCCTCTTAAGTCTGGAAACCGGGAGCCCTACAACTGAGAAGTAGTCACCTTCGATTCTCTTCACCAGCAAGGAACCAAATCCCTGTATCCCGTAGGATCCCGCTTTGTCAAACGGTTCTCCGGTCAATACATATTGTTCAATTTCTTCTTTTTTTAATGGCCAGAATTCTACATCTGTTTTTTCATAAAACAAGATAGAATCTTGCCCTCTTATTAAGGAAACTCCTGTATAAACCTGGTGTACATTACCGGATAAACGATTCAGCATGGAAATTGCTTCATCTTTATTTTTCGGCTTGCCCAGGATGTCACCATCCATTACTACAATCGTATCTGCGCCTATCACAACGGAATCACGGTTAGTTTCAGCGATAACAGTTGATTTTATGCGTGCTAATTCCATCACTATTTCGTGAGGTTCCATTCCATCCTGATAGGTTTCGTCTGCATAACTTACTTTCACCTGAAATGGTGTGTTCAGCATTTCAAGCAATTCTTTTCTCCTTGGGGAAGAAGAAGCCAAGATTAAATCCAATCCTTTTCGCCACCTGCCATAAGAATTTATATAGATAGGGAGATACATATTCATCCTAACAGAATACGACACCATTCTCAATTCTTAAAGCAAAATAAAAAAGAGTACCCCGAAATGTGAAGTACCCTTTTAAACACAAATTGTATTTTTTATTTCCCGGAAAATACATTATAATCTATACCATTCATCAAAAAATTGAAGTATACATTTTTGAAGCTGCATTAAGGATGCTTCTTCTGGTTTAGATTGATAGGTAGACCAAGTTTTATTCATACTTTCACTTAAATTATGGAGATTTTGTAATTCTTTCGGAATATTCTCTAAATTAATAGACTTTATATCTGGCTTTTCTTTCGTTTCACTTTGTAATAGGCCCTCTGAAGCCAATTGTGTGTATTGACCGGTGTTGTGTATCATATTATGGATGACCTCTGTTTCTTTTGGTGTATAAGCTTTTTTTGTTTGGCCCTGAAAACGAATTTCCTTCCAATACGTATCGACACCTTCTCCTCTATATAAAAGTGCCAATTTCTTTGTATCCTGCAATGTAGCCGCTGCTCCTATATAAATAAAATATTTATCCTCCTGTTTAAGAATGATAGCAGGAATTCCATCCCCTTCAATAAGCGAGGCACGTTGTTCTGCTGCCTGTTTACTCGAGTAGACGCCGCCCTGAACGACAAAAGCATTCATATCCTTGACCATTTGCTTCTCGTCCTGAGGCGCTTGTTTATTGGAACCAAGCAGAGGAACAGAGTCCGGTACTTTAACAGTTTCCTCTCCGCCGCCAAATAGGACAATTTTTAAAATTACAACTCCAAATAATGTCCCGATTATAAGTGCTACCAATACAGGAATTCCTGCTGCAAGAACCGGTAATTTATTCATTTTTACATGGTCAAGAAAAGCCGTTTTTTGTGTCGGCTTTGTTTTTGCCTCGTTTTTTTTAACAGGTTTTTCTTCGGGTGCTGCCCAAAGAGACGGTTCTTGTTCATCCTCAACCGTGCTGGCAATTTCTTGGATCGTATCCAAAGTATCTGGATCTTCACTTGGAATCCATTTGTATTCCTTTTTTTCGCCATTTATGTTTACGATGATTGTTCGTTCCCGGGTTGGCTTATCCATTCCTTTGCCTCCGCGTTTTTTGTTCATCTTATCATTCTGTAAAAAAAAAAGAACAAGACTCTTGTCGTCTTGTCCAAAAAGGTTTCGCCAAATTTCTAGGATTCTCTATCCTCAACATTCTCTTCACGTATTTGATCAAGAGGCAACGGCAAATAATCTTCACCTTGCTTTTCACCGCATAATTTACGTTTCATTCCAATTAAACAGATGGATACTGCTTTTCCATCCTTAAATAGTACATAGGAATCTGTATGATCTAATCCCCATTTATCTCCTGTATCCGGATCAATGATGACATCCAAAAAACCTGAGGTAACAAGTTCGTTATATGTTACGGGGTTTACTAACGGTTCTTTATTGAATTCTTTATTCTTATAATAAACCGTACTGGCATTGCGCATGATATAGGCATTAGAGACGAAGGCCTGCTTTCTCGCCTTTTGGATGACATCGCCAATCACCAGGACAGCTATTGAAGCTATAATACCCAATATGACAATAATCGCCAGTAACTCAATTAAGGTAGCTCCATTTTCATTAGACTTCCTATTTATATTCCTTATCATTTCACTCACAACCTGAATGCTTCTATTAAACTACTCACTATCTTTTTTTGAATCGTCATATACGTCCGGTGCAATGCTTAATGGATTATCTTTATTAGCTGGTGGAGGCGCCTCTATATCCGGCAATTGGTTTTGTAAATCTAATCGCATTCGTTATGATTTCAGTTGATGATAAATCCTTTAGATAATAGGCCGCTTCTTCTGCTTTATCAAACCGTACTTCGAGTTTAATAGCACCATTTTCCGCATAAGAAAAGGTTTCAATAAATCCTCGTTCCGACAAAAATCCAATCAAATGTTTTAAAAGAAGTACTGTTTTAACAGGGTATTGGTTTGCCCATTTAACCTTTTCTGTTAATTGAGCAACAGAATTGCTATTCTCCTGAGATACAACCTTCTGCTGTTCCACTTCAATCATTTGAGCAGTCATTTCATATTCTTGTTCTAATGCATTCAACTGGCTTTGATTGCTCTGATATTGCCAAAAGTAAAGGATTCCGCAGAGAATACCGAGAAACACTGCAGATAAGATAATCAGGAGTACACCACGGTTTTTGCGCTCTTTTTTTGGCAGCAAGTTAATTTCTACAAGCATCATCTCACTCCTTTAAGAGCCAATCCCCCGGCTAAAAAAAGGACTCCGGCAATTCAGGTTCCTTATTGGTTTGTATATATCCCTTTGGAATACTCACCACAGTTTGATCATATCTATTTTTTATGTCAGTGATCACTTCAGTTAGATAAGGATGATCACCGGTTATGATTATTTTAGTGACCTGATGCTGCTCATGGCTTAAGGAATATTGATAAAAGCTTAGCACCCGATCAATTTCTGTATAAGTATCCTCCAACAATTGCATATAATCTTCTTTGTCACTGGAATATTCCATGATTTGCTGATCTTCATTTATACGCAATAGTTCCCATTCACTACTTTGCCCTGTAATAGGGATATTTTTCATAAAGATCGGCTTATCATTTACAAAAACACTTGTGTTGACGGTATGCAAATTAAATTCAATCAGTAAGAGATGGTCTTTCGAATCTCTTTTTCCTGCATGAAAAAACAGCCTGTACAGCGACAAAGGCGAAATATCTGCTTCTATAGGATAAAGCTGAGATTTTTCAAGCAAAGTGGCGTACTCCGATACCACCTCTTCTTCAGCAGCGAATAACAGAATTTCCTTTTTTCCTCCGTCTCTTCCAACAGAACCACATCAAAAATGGGTTCCTCAAATGGAAGATGTATACTCGTTCCCATTTCCAAATATAAGTAGCCCTTGATTTCATCATCTTTAATATCCTTTGGAATGGCAACCTTACGAATGACCAAACGGGAGTCTGGTACTAAAAACCGCACCTGACGTTTCTGTATTTTCCATTTAACAACACAATCACCTAAAATATCCTTTAGAAGGTCAAAATCAGTAATAATGCCGTCCTTTATAACACCGGCAGGTAAAAAATGCTCACCGCATTTATGAACAATCGGTGGGTCCAGCTGTTTAAGTTCTACATAACGAATCACATGGTCTTTTAATACCAGGTTCACAACCCGATTGCTGCCTGAAAATAAAGTAAAAGCCATTATAACTTCTCCCTTCCAAATCAATCACAAAAATTGTAAATACCAGTCTAGCAAGAACTCCCCAAAAAAGTAGGCCACCAGTGTACCAACGACGATGAACGGTCCAAATGGAATCGGCTTCCGCCGCTTCACAAGACCGATTAACATCCCAATGACTCCAAAGACAGCTCCAAAAAAGGTGGAGAATATAAAGGCGAGAATAACTCCCTTTACTCCCATCACAAATCCAATTAAACCGAATAATTTAATATCTCCGCCACCCATGCCGCCTTTGCTGATTACAGCGATAAAAAATGGGATTCCAAACCCGACAATAGCCCCAGCTATACCGTCCCACCATGGGTCCAAAGGAATAAATACCCGAATAAACAAAAAAACAACTGTAAAAAACAGCAGAATTTTGTTCGGTATAAGCATGTACGTAATATCCGATATAAAAATAATGATCAGCAGGGAAATAAGTGCCCATGCCACAAACAATTCAGCAGTCCAGCCCAGCAGCATCGGAGCTGCCATAAATAGAATAGCCGTTGTCAGTTCCATCATCGGATAAATAGGTGAAATGCCCGCCTTACACTTACGGCACTTCCCCCCTTGAAACAAGTAAGACAATACAGGGATAAGCTCTATCGGTGTCAATGTATGGCCGCAGGCCGGACAAGCCGACCTCGGAGCCACAATCGATTCCTTCGCTGGAATCCTCAAACCTACCACATTATAAAATGAACCAAAGATGAGACCGGTGAGGAAGATTAAGAGATAGAGAGTAAACATTACAATCATGTAATATTTTCCATCCAATTCTTCTCGAAGTGCTACAAATTTTTTCATTGGCATTGACGTATATTCATATTGGGTATCCCCTAAAAGATCCTCAAGCTTTGTCGGGTAATAATTTTTATTATCGTAAATCTCCAAAACTCTTATTTTTGGAGTGCTTTCCGCTCCATGTGTTACGTTAGGAGCCTGCAATACCGTTGGAAATAAAATAATAATAGCAATTGCTAGTTTTAGCCGTCTTTTCATATACCCACCCCTCTACCCTGTATTTTAAATAGAATCTATTCTTCACTCATACAAATTACCTATATTATCACTTATTATACATTCTTTACCATTATATTGTATATTTTTCAATAAATTATCTGCTCTATTTATAAATATTAATCTTATAGGATATTGTTGATTTACAGAGATAGGTAGATTTAACTTCATCTTTTTATCAAA
Coding sequences:
- the minC gene encoding septum site-determining protein MinC, translated to MGKKNIQHVMIKGSKQGLTIVIDDHSSISEALRDLDEKLSIHNSTIETTSSIHVTIHTGNRYLTDEQAKALVDLVEKKGYMVVNNVESNVILHEEAKRLAEEVAVTKIVRIVRSGQVLEVKGDMLLIGDVNPGATVKAGGNIFIMGTLRGKALAGIHGNKECVVSASVFKPSQIVIGDVLYNSFDYDEQDDHKMECAYLDQSGEMIFDRLQVLCKVRPNLSLFEEGV
- the radC gene encoding RadC family protein, which codes for MDTTQIMIRDYPKDDRPRERFIQFGPESLSNQELLALLLRTGTKEDSVINLANQLLAKFGGLRLLKEASIEEMTSIKGIGEAKAVQLAAAMELGRRISNLTNEERYVIRSPEDCANYCMNDMRFLSQEHFVCIYLNTKNQILHKQTIFIGSLNASIVHPREVFKEALRRSAASIICLHNHPSGDPTPSREDIEVTKRLAECGKIMGIELLDHLVIGEKKYVSLKEKGYL
- a CDS encoding rod shape-determining protein, which encodes MLGNRDLGIDLGTANTLVYVKGKGIVVREPSVVAFQTDTKSIVAVGNDAKNMIGRTPGNVVALRPMKDGVIADYDTTATMMKYYMKQALKNQGLFARKPYVMVCVPSGITAVEERAVVDATRQAGARDAYTIEEPFAAAIGANLPVWEPTGSMVVDIGGGTTEVAIISLGGIVTSQSIRIAGDEMDEAIINYIRKNYNLMIGDRTSEAIKLEIGSAGEPEDIENMEIRGRDLLTGLPKTIEITADEIAKALHDTVYAIVDAVKNTLEKTPPELAADIMDRGIVLTGGGALLRNLDKVISEETKMPVLIAENPLDCVAIGTGKALDHIHLFKSKVKDSR
- a CDS encoding prepilin peptidase; the protein is MFTLYLLIFLTGLIFGSFYNVVGLRIPAKESIVAPRSACPACGHTLTPIELIPVLSYLFQGGKCRKCKAGISPIYPMMELTTAILFMAAPMLLGWTAELFVAWALISLLIIIFISDITYMLIPNKILLFFTVVFLFIRVFIPLDPWWDGIAGAIVGFGIPFFIAVISKGGMGGGDIKLFGLIGFVMGVKGVILAFIFSTFFGAVFGVIGMLIGLVKRRKPIPFGPFIVVGTLVAYFFGEFLLDWYLQFL
- a CDS encoding Maf family protein codes for the protein MYLPIYINSYGRWRKGLDLILASSSPRRKELLEMLNTPFQVKVSYADETYQDGMEPHEIVMELARIKSTVIAETNRDSVVIGADTIVVMDGDILGKPKNKDEAISMLNRLSGNVHQVYTGVSLIRGQDSILFYEKTDVEFWPLKKEEIEQYVLTGEPFDKAGSYGIQGFGSLLVKRIEGDYFSVVGLPVSRLKRELEKLVHP
- a CDS encoding M23 family metallopeptidase, with the protein product MGSQSSSEVRKRIAERRKNRERMMNASKRNERPTWPEMEDEKEWGSENVFVYEEGVSEHKKPPIINKDWILFRILASVCLVLCMAIIYRTSAPWTQTAKTTLDQVYQKEFQFASVSSWFEDTVGKPFAFLPEESVNESKNNNAADNRFATPATGTIMKSFVKDGQGVLIKTSNNTSVDTIKEGVVIYAGEKETHGKTVIVQHPDKSESWYAHLQEINVNLYEQIKKGTKVGIVSPSDEPDKGEFYFALKANGKFIDPNEVISFE
- the pilM gene encoding type IV pilus biogenesis protein PilM, whose translation is MAFTLFSGSNRVVNLVLKDHVIRYVELKQLDPPIVHKCGEHFLPAGVIKDGIITDFDLLKDILGDCVVKWKIQKRQVRFLVPDSRLVIRKVAIPKDIKDDEIKGYLYLEMGTSIHLPFEEPIFDVVLLEETEEKRKFCYSLLKKRWYRSTPLCLKNLSFIL
- the mreC gene encoding rod shape-determining protein MreC, producing the protein MPQFFLNKKLIILLISIIFLVALIGFSLRERDELSWPEQFMKDSAGFVQTIFHKPASAVAGFFENLSDLRNTYEENKNLKSRLEEYVKLETEIYDLKKENEELSNILKKKEDLSDHTVSHATVIGRGPERWHETLTVSKGSVNGIEKNMAVITAEGLIGKVKSVSQFTSTVQLMTALDPQNRISAMVQSKEKSYGFIQGYDEDKQALLLTGLHYDAKIKKGENVTTSGLGGVFPEGLVIGTVKEVVIDQYGLTQTALVKPAANFYDLNNVMIVKRTMTTIDTDSTEGDDL
- a CDS encoding type II secretion system protein — translated: MIRNINRKSNENGATLIELLAIIVILGIIASIAVLVIGDVIQKARKQAFVSNAYIMRNASTVYYKNKEFNKEPLVNPVTYNELVTSGFLDVIIDPDTGDKWGLDHTDSYVLFKDGKAVSICLIGMKRKLCGEKQGEDYLPLPLDQIREENVEDRES
- the minD gene encoding septum site-determining protein MinD, giving the protein MGEAIVITSGKGGVGKTTTTANVGTALALMGKRVCLVDTDIGLRNLDVVMGLENRIIYDLVDVIEGRCKIHQALVKDKRFDDRLYLMPAAQTADKTSVNPKQVKQLIDTLKQDFDYIIIDCPAGIEQGYKNAVAGADKAIVVTTPETSAVRDADRIIGLLEKEPNVESPKLVINRIRNHMLKMGDMLDIDEITTHLSIDLIGIVVDDDDVIKGSNQGEPIVFDPNNRASVAYRDVARRILGESIPLKPLEDEKTGMFKRIKKLFGVK
- the mreD gene encoding rod shape-determining protein MreD, which codes for MIRFKIFLLAVLVFISEGIFVEIFSAKLYTTPYILVPRFIIIFLVFLGVYGKRNMAIIYAFVMGIFYDVVYTEVLGVYLFTLPLMVYFSTQLMKVLQINLGIVSTVCLLAISILEIIVYEVNTLIGYTSLTFIEFARMRLLPTLILNLIFLLLFAYVFAKWIKKWTVEEDN